Below is a window of Saccharomonospora viridis DSM 43017 DNA.
CAAACCCCCTCCCAACAGGCTCGGGAGGGGAGGTCCCAAAACGGCGCTGAGGACGGCCGCGGCCTCGCCGAAATCGTCCCGCCACCACGTGCCCGCGGCCTCGTGCAGTGCTTGGTCCACGCTCGCCGGGCCCGTGCGCACCATGATTCCGAGCACCACGAACGCCGTGAAGGACACCGCCCCGATCAGGTACTCGACTCTTGTTCGGACTCGGTCCCGGCTCGAGGTCACGACAACGCGGCGGCGAGTGCCCGGTCGAGATCGCCGAGGGTGTACTCGAAGCCCGCGTCGGTGAGCACCCCTGGCACGGCTCGGGGACCGGTCAGCAAGGTCTCCTCAGCGGCCTCGCCCAACGCCAACCGAAGCAATCCGCCGGGTACTCGCCACGGAGTGGGACGACGCACCGCACGCCCCATGGCCCGAGTGAACTCGGCATTGGTCGCCGGTCGTGGGGCGGTGGCGTTGACCGGACCGGACACCTCGTCGTGGCGAAGACAGAACATGAAGACCTCGATGAGGTCGGGAAGCCCGATCCACGGCAGGTACTGCCTGCCGTGACCGAGGGTCCCGCCGAGACCGCTGCGGAACACGGGCGCCAGCAGCCGCAGCATCCCGCCGTGCCGGGCGAGGACGGGTGCGATGCGTAGCAACACCACCCGGGTGCCCGCTCGGCTCGCCGGCGCGCACGCCGCCTCCCACTCCGCACACAGCCGTGCGAGGAAACCGTCACCGACCGGGGCCGACTCATCGACCTCCACCTCGTCGGTGTCCCCGTAGTAGTTGATCCCCGAGGCGTTCACCAGCACCGGGACACCGCGTTCGGCCACCGCCTCGGCCAGGACCTCGGTCGGTTCGATCCGGGAGTCACGCAACACCTGCTTACGCGCGCCGCTCCACCGACCGGACGCCAACGGCGCACCACACAGGTTCACCACGGCGTCGACGTCGTCGAACGCGTCGTCGATCTCCCCCGACGGGGGGTTCCACCGTCGTTCATCGGGGAGTACGGGAGTACGCCGGACCAGCCGCACCACGTCGTGCCCCGACTCCCGCAACCGGGCACACAGGGCAGTGCCGATGAGCCCACTGGAACCGGCCACGAGAACCCGCATGGGCACACTTTATGCGCCATACGCGACGGGGGCGTCCACCGCGGTGCGGCAGACGCCCCCGAGCGTGTGACACGTCGCGTCGGAGCCCGGTCAGAGTCCGAGCTCGTCCTCGAAGTTGCCCTCCTCCAGACGCTGCTTGATCGTCGTGAGGAACCGTCCCGCGTCCGCACCGTCGATGAGA
It encodes the following:
- a CDS encoding TIGR01777 family oxidoreductase, with product MRVLVAGSSGLIGTALCARLRESGHDVVRLVRRTPVLPDERRWNPPSGEIDDAFDDVDAVVNLCGAPLASGRWSGARKQVLRDSRIEPTEVLAEAVAERGVPVLVNASGINYYGDTDEVEVDESAPVGDGFLARLCAEWEAACAPASRAGTRVVLLRIAPVLARHGGMLRLLAPVFRSGLGGTLGHGRQYLPWIGLPDLIEVFMFCLRHDEVSGPVNATAPRPATNAEFTRAMGRAVRRPTPWRVPGGLLRLALGEAAEETLLTGPRAVPGVLTDAGFEYTLGDLDRALAAALS